CTGCTAGTTGCTAGACTTCTTTTATCGTTTTTGGGCTTGCCATGGTCAACACTGCATTACATTTTTCTGGGTTGGCTTCTGTACCTCGTGAGGTTAACATGAAGCCAAGAAATTTCCCTCCTTGGACCCCAAAAGCACATTTGTCCGGAATGAGCCTCATGTTATATGCTCGGAGTTGATTGAAAACTTCTACCAGATTGTCACAGTGTGACCCTTGTGTAGGCATTTTTGCTACCATCTCATCCACATAGACTTCCATATTCCGACCTATCTGTTATTGGAATACTTTGTCCATTATTCTTTGATATGTCGCACATGTATTCTTTAAGCCAAAAAGTATTACCTTGTAacaaaaattttcatgttttgtaATGAAAGCTGTTTTGTCTTGGTCTTCTGGATGCATCAAAATCTGGTTATAACCAGAGTATGCATCTATAAAACTCAAAGCTTTGAAGCCAGAAGCATTATCAACCAATTTATCAATGCAAGGTAGTGGGTATGCATCTTTAGGGCAAGctttatttaaatttgtaaaGTCGACGCACATACGCCATTTACCTGAGTTCTTCCTTACCATTAACACGTTGGACAACCATATAGTGAAGCGGATTTCTCTGATGAAACCTGCGTCGAGGAGCTTCTTGGTCTCTTCAAGTGCTGCTTGTTTTTTCTCTTCTCCGagatttcttttcttttgtgccaCTAGTCGGACTGTTTTGTCAATTGCTAATCTGTGGCCGATGACTCCTGAGCTTATTCCCGGCATGTCGTCTGGTGTCCATGTGAATAGGTCGGCGTTCTGGCGCAGTATGTGTATAAGTCTTGTTCGTTCATTCCCTTCCAGTGCTTCTCCAATGTATGTGTATTGCTTTTCATCTGATGTTAGCGTTAATTGGTGGAGGTTGTCCATTGGCCGAGCTATGTATGGCTTGGACCTGGGACCGAGCTGTCTCCCGTGTATGGGCTTGCTTTAGGCAGGCATTGTAGCACTGCCAAGCTTCTTGATGATTGGCGTACACTGTAGCTATCTTGTTTTTCTGCACTGGAAACTTAACACACAGGTGTAATGTGGACACCACCACTCTGAATATATTCAAGGCGGGTTTCccaattataatattattaggGCTATAACAGTCTACTATTAGGTATTGAATATCAATGGACTTTGATATAGGGATTTCTCCCATTGTGGTCTTTAGCCATATATGTCCCATGATGGGGACTCTCTCTCCGAAGAACCCAATTAGCTCTCCCGAAGAGGGCTGTATCAGTTTTTCTGATAATTTCATCTTTTTAAAggtagaataaaataaaacatcgGCACTACTACCTAGGTCCAGCAATGTTTTTCTTACCAACAGTTCTCCGATCTGGCTGGAAATTACCACGGGGTCGTCGAGGTTAGGACTTGCCGATCTGAAGTCTGCTTGGTTGAAGGATATTGTGACGTCTGGGTCTTCCTTCTTCTTTGGCTGCAGAGTTCCCTCGATTGCCAGCATTGCCCTATAACTGCATTTTCTGGCCGAGCTTGTTTCACCTCCGCCTGCGAATCCTCCCGATATGTGGCTAATGATTCCTCTTGGCGGATCAGGAGTTGTCCGCTCTTTTTTGTTATTGTCCGCCACTGCTTGTTTGTTCTTCTCCCTGTTCGAGTTTCCTCTTCTGGCCTTCTGGCTCTCGACATATTTGTCCAAAAGTCCTTGGCGCGCCAGCCTTTCTAGGAGGTCTTTTGCGACAATGCAGTCGTCCATGGTGTGGCCGAACTTCTGGTGGAACGCACAATGCTTTGTCCTATCCACGAACCTTTGATCCTGGTAGTTCCCTACTCGAGCTGGTGGCTTTATGATTTTGGCGTTGAGAATTTCTCTGATGATGTTTTCTCTCTTGGTATTGAATCTGGTATATGTGTTGTATTTCGGTGTGAGTTTGAAAGGCTTCTTAGTATCTTTGTTGCCTGGTGATCTGAAAGCTCTTTCTTCATCTCTCCGATGTGGTTGTTTGTCAGATTTTTGGGCCTTGCGGAGTTTTTCGATCTCCATTTGACCTGCCGCCCTTTCCCGGAACTCTTCTAGCGTCTTTGGTTTTGTTATAGCAATGGTCTCCCGGAATTTG
The genomic region above belongs to Arachis stenosperma cultivar V10309 chromosome 5, arast.V10309.gnm1.PFL2, whole genome shotgun sequence and contains:
- the LOC130980404 gene encoding uncharacterized protein LOC130980404 codes for the protein MPKNFTLPTALEPYKGFGDPRAHVKKFQTMMFFNSPNNEPVLCRAFPTYLDGATLLWFSKLSAGSISSFEDLARSFIDYFAASRIYVHRSDYLSTIKQGQHESLKDYMTRFANTTMEIQYLYPALHLLAHKAGLRPDKFRETIAITKPKTLEEFRERAAGQMEIEKLRKAQKSDKQPHRRDEERAFRSPGNKDTKKPFKLTPKYNTYTRFNTKRENIIREILNAKIIKPPARVGNYQDQRFVDRTKHCAFHQKFGHTMDDCIVAKDLLERLARQGLLDKYVESQKARRGNSNREKNKQAVADNNKKERTTPDPPRGIISHISGGFAGGGETSSARKCSYRAMLAIEGTLQPKKKEDPDVTISFNQADFRSASPNLDDPVVISSQIGELLVRKTLLDLGSSADVLFYSTFKKMKLSEKLIQPSSGELIGFFGERVPIMGHIWLKTTMGEIPISKSIDIQYLIVDCYSPNNIIIGKPALNIFRVVVSTLHLCVKFPVQKNKIATVYANHQEAWQCYNACLKQAHTRETARSQVQAIHSSANGQPPPINANIR